One Glutamicibacter mishrai genomic window carries:
- a CDS encoding RNA degradosome polyphosphate kinase, translating into MTSSPQETTSQLRDVPSSKVNEDRIEPADSLPDLHPDGEFNNERFLDRELSWLHFNARVLELAEDTTLPLLERVNFLSIFASNLDEFFMVRVAGLKRRIAAGLAVPAANGMNPVDQLELLLSSAHALQTRHAKVFSESVSPDLAEQGIRITTWDDLSAGERDVLSKWFVSQVFPVLTPLAVDPAHPFPYISGLSLNLAVVVRNPLTGKQLFARLKVPDTIARLISIDGTRAAHSSHRSARFIPLEALIAVHLELLFPGMEIVEHHFFRVTRNEDLEVEEDDAENLLQALEKELLRRRFGPPVRLEVADDINPEIMELLTRELAVEEDEVFKLPAPLDLRGLGVIASLDRAELHYPKHVGHTSRYLNESETAKAANVFAAVRRRDILLHHPYDSFSTSVQAFLEQAAADPKVMAIKQTLYRTSGDSPIVDALIDAAEAGKQVLALVEIKARFDEQANISWARKLEQAGVHVVYGIVGLKTHSKLSLVVRREGDKLRRYCHIGTGNYHPRTARYYEDFGLLTCDDAVGEDVSKLFNQLSGYAPRSTYSRLLVAPRSVRTGLLAHIEKEIANAKAGIDAKVVIKVNSIVDEAIIDALYRASQAGVKVEVIVRGICALRPGVPGLSENIEVRSILGRFLEHSRVFMFANAGDPLVYIGSADMMHRNLDRRVEALVSLRNPEDVEDLLKQLDLYMADTTASWHLNSDGEWTRHSQDEEGKPLTDIQFWLIEDHARRRNSGRNS; encoded by the coding sequence ATGACTAGCTCCCCCCAGGAAACTACTTCTCAATTACGCGATGTTCCCTCTTCAAAAGTTAATGAGGACAGAATAGAGCCTGCTGATTCACTTCCGGACCTGCACCCTGACGGCGAATTCAATAACGAGCGTTTCCTCGATCGAGAACTGAGCTGGTTGCACTTCAACGCCCGCGTGCTTGAGCTGGCCGAGGATACGACGCTGCCGTTGCTGGAGCGCGTGAACTTCCTGTCGATCTTCGCCTCGAACCTCGACGAATTCTTCATGGTTCGCGTGGCAGGTCTCAAGCGCCGCATCGCCGCAGGCCTGGCAGTGCCAGCAGCCAACGGCATGAACCCGGTGGATCAGCTGGAGCTGCTCCTGTCCTCCGCCCACGCCTTGCAGACCCGCCACGCGAAGGTCTTCTCAGAGTCGGTCTCCCCTGATCTGGCCGAGCAGGGAATCCGGATCACAACCTGGGATGACCTTTCCGCCGGTGAACGCGATGTGCTCTCCAAATGGTTCGTTTCCCAAGTCTTCCCGGTACTCACCCCGCTGGCCGTGGATCCTGCCCATCCGTTCCCTTATATCTCCGGCTTGTCGCTGAACCTCGCTGTGGTGGTTCGCAACCCATTGACCGGCAAGCAGCTCTTTGCCCGCCTCAAGGTCCCGGATACCATCGCCCGGCTGATCAGCATTGATGGAACCCGCGCGGCGCATTCTTCGCATCGCAGCGCACGCTTCATCCCGCTGGAGGCACTGATTGCAGTGCATCTTGAACTGCTCTTCCCAGGCATGGAAATCGTTGAGCACCACTTCTTCCGCGTCACTCGCAACGAGGACCTGGAAGTCGAAGAAGATGATGCAGAGAACCTGCTCCAGGCCTTGGAGAAGGAACTGCTGCGCCGTCGTTTCGGTCCTCCGGTACGCCTTGAAGTCGCTGATGACATCAACCCTGAAATCATGGAGCTGCTGACCCGCGAACTGGCCGTTGAGGAAGATGAAGTCTTCAAGCTGCCCGCGCCGTTGGATCTGCGTGGACTGGGCGTCATTGCTTCATTGGACCGTGCCGAGCTGCACTACCCGAAGCACGTCGGGCACACCTCCCGCTACCTGAACGAGTCGGAAACCGCCAAGGCCGCCAACGTCTTCGCCGCTGTCCGCCGCCGCGACATCCTGCTGCACCACCCGTACGATTCGTTCTCCACCAGCGTTCAGGCGTTCTTGGAGCAGGCTGCCGCTGACCCGAAGGTCATGGCCATCAAGCAGACCCTCTACCGCACCAGTGGCGATTCGCCGATTGTCGATGCCCTGATCGATGCCGCCGAAGCCGGCAAGCAGGTCCTGGCGCTGGTGGAGATCAAGGCACGCTTTGACGAGCAGGCCAACATCTCCTGGGCCAGGAAGCTGGAACAGGCCGGCGTGCACGTGGTGTACGGCATCGTGGGCCTGAAGACCCACTCCAAGCTGTCGTTGGTGGTCCGCCGCGAAGGCGACAAGCTGCGCCGCTACTGCCACATCGGCACCGGCAACTACCACCCGCGCACCGCTCGCTACTACGAAGATTTCGGTTTGCTTACCTGCGATGACGCTGTCGGCGAAGATGTTTCCAAGCTCTTCAACCAGCTCTCGGGCTATGCTCCTCGCTCGACCTACAGCCGATTGCTGGTTGCCCCTCGCTCGGTGCGCACCGGCTTGCTGGCTCATATCGAGAAGGAAATCGCCAACGCCAAGGCCGGTATCGACGCCAAGGTGGTCATCAAGGTCAACTCCATCGTTGACGAAGCGATTATCGATGCGCTGTACCGGGCCAGCCAGGCTGGTGTGAAGGTCGAAGTCATCGTTCGCGGCATCTGCGCCTTGCGCCCGGGCGTTCCCGGTTTGAGTGAAAACATCGAAGTGCGTTCCATCCTGGGCCGCTTCCTCGAGCACAGCCGTGTCTTCATGTTCGCCAACGCCGGTGACCCGCTGGTCTACATCGGCTCCGCAGACATGATGCACCGCAACCTGGACCGGCGAGTTGAAGCACTGGTCTCCCTGCGTAATCCGGAAGATGTCGAGGACCTGCTCAAGCAGCTCGACCTCTACATGGCCGATACCACTGCCTCGTGGCACCTGAACTCCGATGGCGAATGGACCCGCCATTCGCAGGACGAGGAAGGCAAGCCGCTGACCGACATCCAGTTCTGGCTCATCGAAGACCATGCCCGCCGACGCAACAGTGGACGTAACAGCTAG
- a CDS encoding NUDIX hydrolase produces MIRSVDAEEITLGDFDIIAAGAIPWRILDNKLQVLLIHRPKYDDWSWPKGKLDPGESIAECAIREVREEIGLRITLGIPLSATAYSVKQKSKVVYYWAAKSDAQTVVDPDGAECDDTQWVSAKKAAQLLTNPTDVQPLLDLVKAHKNGTLNTQPVLIIRHAKAKPRGKWTRAEGERPLAATGRRQAQAVSRMLEAWQPAFIASSPWLRCVQTISPYASLHAMKMKNLRALTEHAATRHPERARRAVQKLFDKYRSQVICTHRPVLPFVLEVLAKNSSPKLAKSLPKDDPYLEPGSLIVAQQVQGAKARIVSFEMHTPFHD; encoded by the coding sequence ATCATCCGTTCGGTGGATGCCGAGGAAATCACCCTCGGCGACTTCGACATCATCGCAGCCGGAGCCATCCCCTGGCGGATACTCGACAACAAATTGCAAGTGCTGCTGATCCACCGTCCAAAGTATGACGACTGGTCCTGGCCCAAGGGCAAACTGGATCCAGGCGAGTCGATCGCAGAATGCGCGATCCGTGAAGTGCGTGAAGAAATCGGGCTGCGCATCACCCTGGGCATCCCGCTGTCGGCTACCGCGTACTCGGTGAAGCAGAAGTCCAAGGTGGTCTATTACTGGGCGGCCAAGAGCGATGCGCAAACGGTGGTTGATCCAGACGGCGCTGAATGCGATGACACCCAATGGGTCAGCGCCAAGAAAGCCGCCCAGCTGTTGACCAACCCCACCGATGTGCAGCCGCTGCTGGATCTGGTCAAGGCGCACAAGAACGGAACGCTGAATACCCAACCGGTGCTGATCATCCGCCATGCCAAGGCCAAGCCGCGGGGCAAATGGACGCGCGCTGAGGGCGAGCGCCCATTGGCCGCTACCGGCCGTCGCCAGGCCCAGGCAGTCTCGCGCATGCTCGAAGCGTGGCAGCCGGCTTTCATCGCTTCATCGCCGTGGCTTCGTTGCGTACAGACCATCTCGCCGTATGCCTCCTTGCATGCCATGAAGATGAAGAACCTGAGGGCTCTGACCGAACACGCGGCCACCCGGCATCCTGAGCGCGCCCGCCGCGCCGTGCAGAAGCTCTTCGACAAGTACCGTTCACAGGTGATCTGCACGCACCGCCCGGTGCTGCCTTTTGTCCTGGAGGTCCTAGCCAAGAACTCCTCGCCCAAGCTGGCGAAGTCTTTGCCGAAGGATGACCCTTATCTGGAACCTGGATCGCTGATTGTCGCCCAGCAGGTCCAAGGCGCAAAAGCGCGGATCGTCTCCTTCGAAATGCACACTCCATTCCACGATTAA
- a CDS encoding GNAT family N-acetyltransferase, with protein MTAQQPQQPVEKVVHHGLRLDHDESRGRFSLWHGSTFVGFLGYYREGDVVTIQHTIVNEEFGRRGYARALVTLVLDRFKNEGLKIIPECSYVQDYLRRYPEYKTMVVNPS; from the coding sequence ATGACTGCACAGCAGCCGCAGCAACCAGTTGAAAAAGTTGTTCACCATGGCCTGCGCCTTGACCATGACGAAAGCCGCGGGCGCTTCTCGCTCTGGCACGGTTCCACCTTTGTCGGCTTCCTGGGCTACTACCGCGAGGGCGACGTAGTGACCATCCAGCACACCATCGTCAACGAGGAATTCGGCCGCCGCGGATATGCCCGCGCGCTGGTGACGCTGGTGCTTGACCGGTTCAAGAATGAAGGCCTGAAGATCATTCCGGAGTGCAGCTATGTCCAGGACTATCTGCGCCGCTACCCTGAGTACAAAACCATGGTCGTGAATCCCAGCTAG